One Streptomyces lincolnensis genomic region harbors:
- the asnB gene encoding asparagine synthase (glutamine-hydrolyzing), producing MCGIVGWIAFQRDLEKERPTVDAMTATMVCRGPDAGGTWVSPHAALGHRRLSVIDLEGGVQPMTVDTPEGPVVITYSGEAYNFRELREELRRRGHAFRTSSDTEVVLRGYLEWGEGLADHLLGMFALGIWDGRTDRLILLRDQLGIKPLHVYETEDGVLFGSEAKAILAHPAVEAVVDADGFREMMGYVKEPGRTPWVGMREVRPGTMLIVDRGGVRERVYWRLEVEEHRDDTETTVRRIRELLEDSVSRQLVSDVPLCLLLSGGLDSSALTALAARKLAEEGRQARTFTVDFEDPDGFRGDEFRSSPDAPFAREVVDHVGTLHRDIRLDHQQLADPEVRRTVIAAQDLPFNFGEGDNSLYLLFKAIRDHSTVALSGESADETFGGYPWFHVPAVQQTAMFPWLTAAQPARTYDRELTLNTLDLPGFLAQRWSDTVARVPSLPGEDAHERRMREFCYVHVTNWLGTLLDRKDRISMAVGLEVRVPICDHRLVQYVFNTPWTMKTFDGREKSLLRAAVRDTLPASVADRVKASFPLTQELSYLGQVQRQAGELLSDGHRAVDFFDRALLTEAVRQEPQTVTRDGRDVLERVLDLAVWFDLYRPTVKLS from the coding sequence ATGTGTGGGATCGTCGGCTGGATCGCCTTCCAGCGAGACCTGGAGAAGGAACGCCCCACGGTGGACGCGATGACCGCCACCATGGTGTGCCGCGGCCCCGACGCCGGGGGCACCTGGGTGTCGCCGCACGCCGCCCTGGGGCACCGCCGGCTGTCGGTGATCGACCTGGAGGGCGGTGTCCAGCCCATGACGGTGGACACCCCGGAAGGGCCGGTGGTGATCACGTACAGCGGTGAGGCGTACAACTTCCGGGAGCTGCGCGAGGAACTGCGACGCCGTGGACACGCGTTCCGCACCTCCAGTGACACCGAGGTGGTGCTGCGCGGCTACCTGGAGTGGGGCGAGGGGCTCGCCGACCATCTCCTCGGCATGTTCGCGCTGGGCATCTGGGACGGCCGTACGGACCGCCTGATCCTGCTGCGCGACCAGCTCGGCATCAAGCCGCTGCACGTGTACGAGACGGAGGACGGCGTTCTGTTCGGCTCGGAGGCCAAGGCGATCCTCGCCCATCCGGCCGTGGAGGCCGTGGTGGACGCGGACGGCTTCCGGGAAATGATGGGGTATGTCAAGGAACCGGGCCGGACCCCGTGGGTGGGCATGCGGGAGGTCAGGCCGGGCACCATGCTGATCGTCGACCGGGGCGGGGTGCGCGAGCGGGTCTACTGGCGGCTGGAGGTCGAGGAGCACCGGGACGACACGGAGACGACGGTGCGCCGGATCCGTGAGCTGCTGGAGGACAGCGTCAGCCGGCAGCTGGTTTCCGACGTGCCGTTGTGCCTGCTGCTCTCCGGCGGTCTGGACTCCAGCGCCCTGACGGCCCTGGCCGCCCGCAAGCTGGCTGAGGAGGGCCGGCAGGCCAGGACGTTCACGGTCGACTTCGAGGACCCGGACGGCTTCCGCGGGGACGAGTTCCGCAGCTCGCCGGACGCGCCGTTCGCCCGTGAGGTCGTGGACCACGTCGGCACGCTGCACCGCGACATCCGGCTGGACCACCAGCAACTGGCCGACCCCGAGGTACGCCGGACCGTGATCGCGGCCCAGGATCTGCCGTTCAACTTCGGCGAGGGCGACAACTCCCTCTACCTGCTGTTCAAAGCGATCCGCGATCATTCGACGGTGGCCCTGTCCGGTGAGTCCGCCGACGAGACCTTCGGCGGCTACCCGTGGTTCCACGTCCCCGCGGTGCAGCAGACCGCGATGTTCCCCTGGCTGACGGCCGCGCAGCCCGCCAGGACGTACGACCGGGAACTGACGCTCAACACTCTGGACCTGCCCGGATTCCTGGCGCAGCGCTGGTCGGACACGGTCGCCCGGGTGCCGTCCCTGCCCGGCGAGGACGCGCACGAGCGCCGGATGCGCGAGTTCTGCTACGTCCATGTGACCAACTGGCTCGGCACGTTGCTGGACCGCAAGGACCGGATCAGCATGGCGGTTGGCCTGGAGGTGCGGGTTCCCATCTGCGACCACCGGCTGGTGCAGTACGTCTTCAACACGCCGTGGACGATGAAGACGTTCGACGGCCGGGAGAAGAGCCTGCTGCGCGCCGCCGTGCGCGACACCCTGCCGGCCTCGGTGGCGGACCGGGTGAAGGCGAGTTTCCCGCTGACCCAGGAGTTGAGCTACCTCGGACAGGTGCAGCGTCAGGCGGGCGAACTGCTGTCGGACGGCCACCGCGCGGTGGACTTCTTCGACCGGGCGTTGCTCACCGAGGCGGTGCGCCAGGAGCCGCAGACCGTGACGCGTGACGGGCGTGACGTGCTGGAGCGGGTCCTCGACCTGGCCGTCTGGTTCGACCTCTACCGCCCCACTGTCAAGCTGTCCTGA
- a CDS encoding SRPBCC family protein yields MPTRWYPVEAADDSLLTTASLYLTRSVDVPHPAEETWAALTDDSGPAHWTKGVKRLTWTSPRPFGVGTTREVETAGGFVLRERFYRWDEGHRKTFTVVASTRNLFRHLVEDYVVESTPDGSRLTWQWAGELNHPWSYLKPVLKRLVLEPTARSHIDGLPAHMAAKR; encoded by the coding sequence ATGCCCACCCGCTGGTACCCGGTCGAAGCGGCCGACGACTCACTCCTGACCACCGCCTCCCTCTACCTGACGCGCTCCGTCGACGTTCCCCACCCGGCCGAGGAGACCTGGGCGGCCCTGACCGACGACAGCGGCCCGGCGCACTGGACGAAGGGCGTGAAGCGGCTGACCTGGACCTCTCCCCGGCCGTTCGGGGTCGGCACGACCCGGGAGGTCGAGACCGCCGGAGGCTTCGTCCTGCGCGAGCGCTTCTACCGCTGGGACGAGGGACACCGCAAGACGTTCACCGTCGTCGCGAGCACCCGCAACCTGTTCCGGCACCTCGTGGAGGACTACGTCGTGGAGTCCACCCCGGACGGCTCCCGGCTCACCTGGCAGTGGGCCGGCGAGCTGAACCACCCCTGGTCCTACCTGAAGCCCGTGCTGAAGCGCCTCGTCCTGGAACCCACGGCCCGCTCCCACATCGACGGACTGCCGGCCCACATGGCCGCCAAGCGCTGA
- a CDS encoding phthiocerol/phthiodiolone dimycocerosyl transferase family protein yields MENLYVAQRSRAVLSCALDGPVDPSALSAAFEAVTAEQPQLLAHLVPDGDGHALELLPEAERPRLRTRTGSEEAYLEELNAPLTVGGPLTRAVLVSDPDEERHTLVLSIDHVITDGHSGIALLNTLWDRYREFLGGTGVPRPLAAEFPEPISALLPPSDAADTAEHLARRVEKTGRHPVALVPYDVEATEEAPEEHHRIEVQRLLLDTGATTGLRERARAEGLSVHALLCAALLLAARRRMDGADPRVLGCVSPVDLRSRLSPPVPAHLMVAAVTMHLQALPVGEDTDLLELAREVGDGMRDFLDRGDHFREMRIMPSAPRHPALHLGTVIVTNMGAVSGPRLPTGTRITDVRLVPAREHYFPQAGRSPFMACVTTFDGRLAIEFPHYTACFSRPFMSELRAEVHASLLALAKSAT; encoded by the coding sequence GTGGAAAACCTTTACGTCGCCCAGCGAAGCAGGGCGGTCCTCTCCTGCGCTCTGGACGGTCCTGTCGATCCGTCGGCCCTGTCCGCGGCCTTCGAGGCGGTCACGGCGGAGCAGCCGCAGCTGCTGGCGCACCTCGTCCCGGACGGCGACGGCCACGCCCTCGAACTGCTCCCGGAGGCCGAGCGGCCCCGGCTGCGGACACGTACCGGGAGCGAGGAAGCATATCTGGAGGAGCTCAACGCCCCGCTGACGGTGGGAGGTCCGCTGACCCGGGCGGTCCTGGTGAGCGACCCCGACGAGGAGCGGCACACCCTGGTCCTGAGCATCGACCACGTCATCACCGACGGACACAGCGGGATCGCCCTGCTGAACACCCTCTGGGACCGCTACCGGGAGTTCCTCGGCGGCACCGGGGTCCCTCGGCCGCTCGCGGCCGAATTCCCCGAGCCCATCAGCGCGTTGCTGCCCCCCTCGGACGCGGCCGACACGGCGGAGCACCTGGCACGGCGTGTGGAGAAGACCGGCCGTCACCCGGTCGCACTCGTCCCGTACGACGTGGAGGCGACGGAGGAAGCGCCCGAGGAGCACCATCGCATCGAGGTCCAGCGGTTGTTGCTCGACACGGGAGCGACCACCGGGCTGCGCGAGCGGGCCCGCGCGGAAGGTCTGTCCGTGCACGCCCTGCTCTGCGCCGCCCTGCTGCTCGCCGCCCGTCGGCGCATGGACGGCGCGGACCCGCGCGTCCTGGGCTGCGTGTCACCGGTCGATCTGCGCTCGCGCCTGTCACCGCCGGTGCCCGCCCACCTCATGGTCGCCGCGGTCACCATGCACCTGCAGGCCCTCCCCGTCGGCGAGGACACCGACCTGCTGGAGCTGGCCCGTGAAGTCGGCGACGGCATGCGGGACTTCCTCGACCGCGGTGACCACTTCCGGGAGATGCGGATCATGCCGTCGGCCCCGCGGCATCCGGCTCTCCACCTCGGCACGGTCATCGTCACCAACATGGGAGCCGTGTCCGGCCCGCGCCTGCCGACGGGCACGCGGATCACCGACGTACGGCTCGTGCCCGCCCGCGAGCACTATTTCCCGCAGGCCGGCCGCAGTCCGTTCATGGCCTGCGTCACCACGTTCGACGGCCGCCTCGCGATCGAGTTCCCCCACTACACCGCCTGCTTCAGCAGGCCGTTCATGAGCGAGCTGCGCGCCGAGGTCCACGCGAGCCTGCTCGCGCTCGCCAAGTCCGCCACGTGA